A stretch of Saccharomyces cerevisiae S288C chromosome IV, complete sequence DNA encodes these proteins:
- the STE14 gene encoding protein-S-isoprenylcysteine carboxyl O-methyltransferase (Farnesyl cysteine-carboxyl methyltransferase; mediates the carboxyl methylation step during C-terminal CAAX motif processing of a-factor and RAS proteins in the endoplasmic reticulum, localizes to the ER membrane), with translation MHQDFQEDEHEYPDIRRNPLHEVTMTSYILGILLGIFVGLFPQIRFKNFNLFIIALSLFHFLEYYITAKYNPLKVHSESFLLNNGKSYMAAHSFAILECLVESFLFPDLKIFSYSLATKLCTVLGCLLVILGQYTRTIAMHTAGHSFSHIVKTKKESDHVLVKTGVYSWSRHPSYLGFFWWAIGTQLLLLNPLSLVIFIFVLWKFFSDRIRVEEKYLIEFFSAEYIEYKNKVGVGIPFI, from the coding sequence GTATCCAGACATCAGACGCAATCCGCTGCATGAGGTGACCATGACTTCCTACATACTGGGGATTCTTTTAGGTATATTTGTTGGTCTTTTTCCACAAATTAGATTCAAGAATTTTAACCTCTTTATTATTGCCCTGTCCttattccattttttgGAGTATTATATTACAGCTAAATACAATCCTCTTAAGGTACATTCAGAGTCCTTTCTTCTGAACAACGGCAAAAGTTACATGGCGGCACATTCCTTTGCTATTCTGGAATGCCTCGTAGaaagctttctttttcctgatctgaaaatttttagcTACTCTCTAGCTACCAAGCTTTGTACAGTACTTGGATGTCTTCTAGTTATTCTGGGACAATATACCAGAACTATTGCTATGCATACTGCGGGACATTCCTTTTCTCATATTGTGAAGACCAAGAAGGAGTCCGATCATGTTTTAGTGAAAACTGGCGTTTACTCCTGGTCAAGACATCCAAGTTATCTTGGGTTCTTTTGGTGGGCAATTGGCACTCAGCTACTGCTTCTAAATCCCCTATCATTggttattttcatttttgtactttggaaatttttcagtgaTAGAATTCGtgtggaagaaaaatatttgatagAGTTCTTTAGCGCGGAATACATAGAATACAAGAATAAGGTTGGTGTCGGAATACCTTTTATATAA
- the SIZ1 gene encoding SUMO ligase SIZ1 (SUMO E3 ligase; promotes attachment of small ubiquitin-related modifier sumo (Smt3p) to primarily cytoplasmic proteins; regulates Rsp5p ubiquitin ligase activity and is in turn itself regulated by Rsp5p; required for sumoylation of septins and histone H3 variant Cse4p, a prerequisite for STUbL-mediated Ub-dependent degradation; localizes to the septin ring; acts as an adapter between E2, Ubc9p and substrates; tends to compensate for survival of DNA damage in absence of Nfi1p) yields the protein MINLEDYWEDETPGPDREPTNELRNEVEETITLMELLKVSELKDICRSVSFPVSGRKAVLQDLIRNFLQNALVVGKSDPYRVQAVKFLIERIRKNEPLPVYKDLWNALRKGTPLSAITVRSMEGPPTVQQQSPSVIRQSPTQRRKTSTTSSTSRAPPPTNPDASSSSSSFAVPTIHFKESPFYKIQRLIPELVMNVEVTGGRGMCSAKFKLSKADYNLLSNPNSKHRLYLFSGMINPLGSRGNEPIQFPFPNELRCNNVQIKDNIRGFKSKPGTAKPADLTPHLKPYTQQNNVELIYAFTTKEYKLFGYIVEMITPEQLLEKVLQHPKIIKQATLLYLKKTLREDEEMGLTTTSTIMSLQCPISYTRMKYPSKSINCKHLQCFDALWFLHSQLQIPTWQCPVCQIDIALENLAISEFVDDILQNCQKNVEQVELTSDGKWTAILEDDDDSDSDSNDGSRSPEKGTSVSDHHCSSSHPSEPIIINLDSDDDEPNGNNPHVTNNHDDSNRHSNDNNNNSIKNNDSHNKNNNNNNNNNNNNNDNNNSIENNDSNSNNKHDHGSRSNTPSHNHTKNLMNDNDDDDDDRLMAEITSNHLKSTNTDILTEKGSSAPSRTLDPKSYNIVASETTTPVTNRVIPEYLGNSSSYIGKQLPNILGKTPLNVTAVDNSSHLISPDVSVSSPTPRNTASNASSSALSTPPLIRMSSLDPRGSTVPDKTIRPPINSNSYTASISDSFVQPQESSVFPPREQNMDMSFPSTVNSRFNDPRLNTTRFPDSTLRGATILSNNGLDQRNNSLPTTEAITRNDVGRQNSTPVLPTLPQNVPIRTNSNKSGLPLINNENSVPNPPNTATIPLQKSRLIVNPFIPRRPYSNVLPQKRQLSNTSSTSPIMGTWKTQDYGKKYNSG from the coding sequence ATGATAAATTTAGAGGATTACTGGGAAGATGAAACGCCTGGGCCTGATAGGGAACCGACTAATGAACTAAGAAACGAGGTGGAGGAAACCATCACTCTGATGGAACTGCTGAAAGTGTCCGAATTGAAGGATATTTGCAGGTCTGTATCTTTCCCGGTTTCCGGTCGCAAGGCCGTTCTACAGGACCTTATCAGGAATTTCTTGCAGAACGCTTTAGTAGTAGGCAAGTCTGATCCTTATAGAGTTCAAGCCGTTAAATTTCTGATAGAACGGATCAGAAAGAATGAACCTTTGCCTGTTTATAAAGATCTTTGGAACGCTTTAAGAAAGGGTACCCCATTGAGTGCTATCACAGTACGTTCTATGGAGGGGCCTCCCACGGTGCAGCAGCAATCACCTTCCGTTATTAGGCAGTCTCCCACTCAACGGCGGAAAACGTCTACCACATCTTCCACATCTCGTGCACCACCACCTACAAATCCAGAtgcctcttcttcttcatcatcttttgCTGTACCGACAATTCATTTTAAAGAGTCTCcattttacaaaatacaAAGGCTAATCCCTGAATTAGTGATGAACGTGGAAGTCACAGGCGGAAGAGGTATGTGCTCTGCGAAATTTAAATTGTCCAAAGCAGACTATAATCTATTAAGTAACCCGAATAGCAAACACAGGCTATACTTATTTTCTGGGATGATTAATCCATTAGGATCCCGAGGTAATGAACCCATCCAATTTCCATTCCCAAATGAATTAAGGTGCAATAATGTTCAAatcaaagataatataaGAGGTTTCAAGAGTAAGCCGGGCACAGCTAAGCCGGCGGATTTAACGCCTCATCTCAAACCTTATACTCAACAAAACAATGTGGAGCTGATATATGCCTTCACCACGAAGGAATACAAGCTATTTGGGTACATTGTAGAAATGATCACTCCGGAGCAACTCCTGGAAAAAGTATTACAGCATccaaaaattattaaacAAGCCACGTTACtttacttgaaaaaaacacTTCGGgaggatgaagaaatgGGCTTGACTACCACATCTACTATCATGAGTCTGCAATGTCCAATTTCGTACACAAGAATGAAATACccttcaaaatcaataaattGTAAGCATCTGCAATGTTTTGATGCATTATGGTTCCTACACTCCCAACTACAAATTCCTACGTGGCAATGCCCAGTATGTCAAATTGATATagctttggaaaatttagCAATTTCCGAATTTGTTGATGACATTTTACAGAACTGTCAAAAAAACGTTGAACAGGTAGAACTTACTTCTGATGGTAAGTGGACAGCCATATTGgaagacgatgatgacAGCGACAGTGACAGCAATGATGGTAGTAGAAGCCCAGAAAAAGGTACTTCAGTATCGGATCATCattgttcttcttcacaTCCAAGTGAACCGATTATCATAAATCTCGAtagtgatgatgacgaaCCAAATGGAAATAATCCTCATGTTACTAATAATCATGATGATAGCAACAGGCATAGTAatgataacaataataatagtatcaaaaataatgatagtcataataaaaataataataataataataataacaataataataataatgataataataatagtatcgaaaataatgatagtaatagtaataataaacaTGATCATGGTAGTCGCAGTAATACTCCCAGTCATAATCATACtaaaaatttaatgaacgataatgatgacgatgatgatgatcgACTTATGGCGGAAATAACTAGCAATCACCTTAAAAGTACTAATACAGATATTCTAACTGAAAAAGGTTCAAGTGCACCCTCGAGAACCCTGGATCCAAAAAGTTATAACATAGTTGCTTCAGAAACTACTACTCCGGTGACAAACAGGGTTATTCCTGAGTACCTCGGAAACAGTTCCAGTTATATTGGTAAACAATTGCCGAACATTCTGGGAAAAACGCCTTTAAATGTGACTGCTGTTGATAATTCATCCCACTTAATCTCTCCAGATGTTAGCGTATCATCCCCAACGCCAAGAAACACCGCTTCAAATGCAAGTTCGAGCGCTCTCAGTACCCCTCCCTTAATAAGAATGAGTTCATTAGATCCCAGGGGATCCACTGTTCCCGATAAAACAATAAGGCCTCCCATAAATTCCAACAGTTATACTGCATCGATATCAGATTCATTTGTCCAGCCTCAAGAATCTTCAGTTTTTCCACCACGTGAACAGAATATGGATATGTCCTTTCCTTCCACCGTGAACTCAAGATTTAATGATCCACGTTTGAATACCACAAGATTCCCTGATTCAACATTGCGTGGGGCAACTATTTTGTCGAATAATGGGCTTGATCAAAGGAATAACTCTCTACCAACAACAGAAGCAATCACGAGGAATGACGTCGGGCGACAAAATTCTACGCCTGTACTTCCCACGTTGCCCCAGAACGTCCCAATTCGTACAAACTCTAACAAGTCTGGGCTTCCTTTGATAAACAATGAAAACAGTGTCCCCAATCCTCCCAACACTGCAACCATACCGTTGCAGAAGTCCAGACTCATTGTAAATCCATTCATTCCAAGGAGGCCTTACTCTAATGTACTGCCCCAAAAAAGACAACTTTCTAATACATCCTCAACTTCACCCATAATGGGTACATGGAAAACGCAAGATTATGGAAAGAAATACAACAGTGGTTAA